Proteins from a single region of Corylus avellana chromosome ca11, CavTom2PMs-1.0:
- the LOC132165152 gene encoding uncharacterized protein LOC132165152, producing the protein MNEVHVHTEAARREQTAIVQLNGYRHQPRLRFSQAEGKSNAKYRDIVWCDVVDLETCHLLLGKPWQDDKAAIHNETKNTYNFMLGKTRMILLHSPWAEPKPSQGDGQSFVAKQELTDTESGIKGVVPGLIKELLGRFVNVVRAELPKAVPSLRDIQPQLDLVTGSNVPNLPHDIKSPKKFEELGKEVKEIEKVFMSSLGILMACGKSKA; encoded by the exons atgaacgaggtgcacgTGCACACAGAGGCAGCACGTAGGGAGCAAACGGCAATCGTTCAGCTGAACGGTTATCGCCACCAACCAAGATTGCGATTCTCGcaggcggaaggcaaatctaaTG CTAAATATAGAGATATTGTATGGTGTGATGTGGTCGACCTGGAGACGTGTCACCTGTTATTGGGCAAGCCATGGCAAGATGATAAAGCTGCTATCCATAATGAAACAAAGAACACGTACAACTTCATGTTAGGTAAAACCAGAATGATATTGCTACATAGCCCATGGGCAGagccaaaaccttcacaagggGATGGTCAATCCTTTGTAGCCAAGCAGGAGTTGACAGACACGGAAAGCGGCATCAAGGGAGTGGTACCGGGGCTGATAAAGGAGCTGTTGGGAAGATTTGTCAACGTGGTCCGAGCAGAATTACCAAAAGCGGTACCGTCGTTGCGAGACATTCAACCTCAACTTGATTTGGTGACGGGGTCAAATGTTCCTAATCTCCCGCACGACATTAAGAGTCCTAAAAAGTTTGAAGAATTGGGGAAAGAAGTGAAAGAG ATTGAAAAGGTCTTTATGAGTTCTTTGGGGATTCTCATGGCATGTGGGAAGAGCAAAGCATGA